CCTTCCCGTTGGATCGGCCGGTGCTGGTGACCAGCGCGACCCAGGCGGCCGCACTGACCAAGACCCTCGCGGCCAACGCGGCCCTGGACGCCGAAGGCACCCTGCCGACCGCGATCCAGGCCATCTACGACCAGACCCGGACGCCCATCGTCGTGGTCCGTGTCGCCGCCGACGCCTCAGCCACGGCGCAACAGGCGCTGGTGGTCGGAACGGCGCTGACCAGGACCGGGGTTTACGCTCTGCTGGCGGCCAAGTCCGAAACGGGCATGACGCCCAAAATCCTGATCGCCACCGGCTTCACTCATCAGCAGACCAACGGCGCGGCCAACGCTGTCGTCATGGCCCTACGCGGCGTTGCCGACCGCCTTCGGGCCGTGGTCGTGGCGGACGGGCCCAGCGATACCGACAGCCATGCCGTGTCCAAGGCGACGTTGGAGGCCGGCGAGCGCATCTATCCCGTCGATCCGACCGTGGGCGTCCTGGCGCGTACCGGCGCCATCGTCCAGCGGCCGTCCTCGGCCCATGTCGCGGGCGTCATCGCCCTGTCCGATCAGGAGCGCGGCTTCTGGTGGTCGCCATCCAACCGCACCCTCAACGGGGTGGTCTCGATCGGCCGCCCGATCGAGTTCAGCCGGTCGGACGCCACCGCCAGCTCCAACATCCTGAACGCGGCCGGGGTGGCGGTGATCGTCAACGACGACGGCTTCCGCTTGGTCGGCAACCGGACCCCGCCCAACGATGGCGAATACGAGTTCCTGGCCCAGCGCCGTTGCATGGACATGGTCTTCGACGCGATCGAGGGTTCGTTCCGCTGGGCGCAGGACCGGCCGTTCAGCGCCAATCTGCTGGACGACATCGCGGGCGAGCTGGAAGCCTATCAGCGCACCCTCAAGGCGCGTGGCGCCCAGCTCGGCGGCCGGGTCTGGCTCGACCCTGAACTGAACACCGAGGCGACGTTCCGGTCGGGCCGTCTCTACGTGAACCTGGACGGCGAGGCTCCCGCCCCGCTGGACCGCCTGACCTTCCTGTTCCAGCGCGAGACCGGCTACTACGCCGAACTGGTCTCCAGCGCTGGCGCGCAAGCCGCTTAAGGAGACCTGAGCCATGCGAACACTACCCCGGTCCATCAAGGGCTACACCGCCTTCATCGACGGCTTCGGCATGATCGGCCTGACCACGGGCGGCAAGCTGCCCCCGATTAAAGCTAAGACCGAAGCCTATCGTGACGGCGGCATGGATGGTGAGGATGAGCTGGAGTTCGGCATTGAAAAGCTGGAAGCCGAGCTGACCTTCGCCGAGCTGAACCCCCGCGTCCTGAAAGCCGTGCTGAGCCGCAACACGCCGATCACCCTGCGCGGGTCGATGGAAGGCGAAGGCACCGCGTCCGCCGTCCCGGTCATCGGTCAGTTCCGTGGCCTGGTCACGAGCGCCGATCCCGGCGAGTGGGGCGATCCCAAGAAGGGCGAGGTCAAGCTGGCCCTGACGCCCAACTATTATCGCCTGCGGATCGGCGGCGAGGAAATCTACGAAATCGACCTGCTGAACGGCATCCGCCGGATCGGCGGCACTGACCAGTTGGCGGCGCGTCGCGCGGCCCTGGGCGTCTAAGGAGGGCGTGATGATCGATCCGAACAAGACCTTCGACCTGAAGGCTCCCTTCGACCACGAAGGGCAGAACGTCGCCCAGGTGCGGCTTCGCCGTCCGAAGGGGCGCGAAATCCGTGAGATGCGCAACAAGGCGTCCCAACCCGGCGCCCAGAGCGGCGACATCACCTTCGCTATGATGGCCAACCTTGCCGAACAGCCGGAAGCGCTCTTCGACGAGATGGACGGCGTGGACGTTCGCCAGATCGAGACCTGGCTGGAGACCCTTCTGGGAAACTGACGGCCGACCGGGTGGAGGCGATGCAGGAAATCATCGCCTTCGCCTACGGTTGGACCCCTGACGTTCTCGACGATCTCACCTTGGACCAGATGGAAGTTTGGCAGGCGCGCGCCAAGGAACGGATCGACTTCATGGGCCGCGCCCGTTGCCCCCTCATTGGATAGACCGTGAAGAACCTCGTCGCCGCCCTTACTCTGCGCTTCATGGACCGCCTGTCGGGGCCGTCCAGGGGCGCGGTGCGCGCGGTCGGCATGATCGAGCGGGGACAGAAGATGGCCGCCGCCGCCTCGTCCCAATGGTCCAAGGGGCTGGACCAGCTCGACAGCCGTCTGAACCGACTGGCGTCTGCCTCCCTGGTGACCGACGGCCTCGGCCGGGCCGGCGAGGCGATGATGCGTCCGCTGAAGGCAGGCGTCGTCGCCTCGGCCGAGTTCAATCGCGGCATGACCGGCATCGGCATCACCGCCCAGATGACCGACGCCAAACTAGCCCCGCTGCGCGCCACCATTTTCTCCACCGCCAACGAGATCGGCGCCCTCCCATCCACCGTCCAGGCGACCTTCGGCGCGGTCCTCGCCGAAGGCGTCTATAAGACCGAGAGCGAGCTGTCCCGCGCCGGCGTCGCCATGGCGAAGTTTCAGCGCCTTCAGGCCGTCATGGGCGAACCCCTGTCTGATGCGGAGGCCGGCTCCTTCTCTGCCGCCATGGGGTCCAGCCTCAAACTGCGCGCGGACCAGCTCGATCAGGCCAACGCCATGGTCAATCGGTCGGCGCAGCAAGGCGGTGTCAGCGGCGCCACCCTCGCCAAGTTCCTGCCCAGCCAAACGGGCGCGCTGGTCGGCCTAAACTTCGCCAACGAGAAGGGCCTCGCCGATCTGCTGACCGCAAACCAACTGGCGAAGCGTCTCGCGGGGTCGAACGACCAAGCCGCCAACAACATCTCCAACCTCATGTCGAAGCTGGCCAGCCCGGAGGTTCTACGGAACTTCTCCAAGATCGGCATCGACATGGAAAAGGAGATCAAGGCGGGGGTGTTGCGTGGCGTCTCGCCGCTCCAAACCGTCGCTGAAATCACGGGCCGCCAGACGAAGGCCGATCAGTTCAGGATCGGGGAGCTGTTCGGCGATCAACAGGCCAAGGATGGTCTGATGGCGCTGGTTCAGAACCTGGACGAGTTCAAGGCTATGAGCCGTGAGCTTCAGTCTGGCGACGTGCTGAAGGGCTATTTCGCGGACCTAGACCGCGCGCTGCAAGGGCCGGCCGCTTCGTTTGATCGCTACAAGTCCGGCATCGCCATCGCCGGCATCGCCACCGGCACAATCCTAGCCCCGGCCGTGGGTCTCGCGGCCGGGCTGCTGAGCAAGGTCGCCAACTGGATGACCGAGGCGAGCGAGAGCGGATCGTGGCTCGCCAAGGCCGCCGTCTGGGCCTTCGCCGGCATGGCCGGGCTGGCGGTCGGAGCGGGGATGGTCGGCCATGCCGTCGTCGGCATCCTCGGGCCGCTCTTCATCATGAAAACGCTTCTGGGACCGTCGGGCCTAGGGGGAGCTGGTTTCGGTATGATGGCCGGCAAGGTGGTGACCTGGCTGGGGCGCATGCGCCTGGCGGCCATCGGCTTCAATCTGTCGATGCTGGCCAATCCTGTCGTCTTGGGCGTCATGGCGGCCATCGCCGTGATCGGATTGGCGGCGGTCCTGATCCGCAAGTATTGGCAGCCCATCAAGGCCTTCTTCGGCGGCGTCGGCGCGGCATTGGGCGAAGCGTTCGGCCCGGCGCTGAGTGCTATCGGCGGCGCGCTGCGTCCGCTGAAGCCGCTGTGGGACGCTGTCGCCGGGGCGGTCGGTCGGTTCTTCGGCTGGATCGGACGACTGATGCAGCCGATGCAGGCGACGAAGGGGCAACTGGACGGTGCGTCCAACGCCGGGCGCAACTTCGGCCGGATGCTGGTTCTGGCCTTCAACCTGTCGCCGATCGGCATCTTCGCGCGCGGCGTCATGACGGCCTTCCGCTTCATCCAGGGCGCCATGAATTGGCGGCCGATGGAGACGCTGCGCCAGGCCTGGTCGGGCGTGACCGGCTTCTTCGGCGGCCTGATCACGCGGTTCAACGGGTTCGGCCGGGCGATCATGCAAGGCCTGATCGGCGGCGTCCGCGCCATGCTGGGCGAAGTGGCGTCCGCCGTGGTCGGCGTGGCCAACGGCGCCGTCAGCAGGTTCAAGGGCGTGCTGGGCATCAAATCCCCCAGCCGCGTCTTCGCAGCCCTGGGCGGCTATACGATGGAAGGCCTGACAATGGGCCTGACGCGTGGCGGCCGGTCGGCCATCGGTCAGGTCGCGGCGGTCGGCGGTGCCCTGGTGGCGGCCATGCCGGGCGCCACGGCCGGGCCGGCCGGAAGCGCCATGCCGGCCGTGCTCGCCAGCCTGTCGGCCGCGCCTGATGCGGCCTCGGCCGGCACGCGTGGCGGGGCGTCAGGCGGCGTCCATATCGAGCAGGTTTTGATTCAGGTTTCGATCCCGGCCGGGGCCGACGCGACGCGTCAGGGCGGCATGGCGGGTCGCGCGGCAGCCGACAGCTTCCGGGCGCGCCTCTATGACGGATTGAGCTGATGAGCGAAGTTCTGATGACCTTGGGCGACATCCGCTTTTCGGTGGCGGAAGGGGCCTATCGCTCGCTGAACCGCGAACTGGAGATCATGACGGCGAAGATCGCCCGCGCCGGTCGCCAGTCGGCCCGCCAGACCCTTGGCCTGGACGAGACCATCGACATCGAGGGCGTCTGCTATCCTGGCCAGCGCCACGCCCGTGATCGGGTGGACAGCTTCCGGGAGGTCGCGCGCACTCAAAAGCCCCAGATGCTGACGGACGGCACGGGGACGGTCTGGGGCCTGTTTGTGATCGAGGGCGTGAGCGAGCGCGGATCGGAGCTGCTGTCCAACGGCGTCCCCCAACGCCAGGACTTCCGCATCCGCCTGGGCGCCTACGGCGAGGACGCGGCATGACCAGGACGATGACCACCCGACAGGGCGATGTGGTCGATCAGATCGCCAAGCAGGTCTATGGCCGCACCACCGAGGCCACCGAGGCGCTGCTGAACGCCAATCCCCAGCTCGCCGGCCTGCCGCCGCGTCTGCC
Above is a genomic segment from Candidatus Brevundimonas colombiensis containing:
- a CDS encoding phage tail assembly protein; translated protein: MIDPNKTFDLKAPFDHEGQNVAQVRLRRPKGREIREMRNKASQPGAQSGDITFAMMANLAEQPEALFDEMDGVDVRQIETWLETLLGN
- a CDS encoding phage tail sheath subtilisin-like domain-containing protein, with translation MTDAYLHGVEVVELKTASRSITTPSTAVIGLVGTAPFADPDAFPLDRPVLVTSATQAAALTKTLAANAALDAEGTLPTAIQAIYDQTRTPIVVVRVAADASATAQQALVVGTALTRTGVYALLAAKSETGMTPKILIATGFTHQQTNGAANAVVMALRGVADRLRAVVVADGPSDTDSHAVSKATLEAGERIYPVDPTVGVLARTGAIVQRPSSAHVAGVIALSDQERGFWWSPSNRTLNGVVSIGRPIEFSRSDATASSNILNAAGVAVIVNDDGFRLVGNRTPPNDGEYEFLAQRRCMDMVFDAIEGSFRWAQDRPFSANLLDDIAGELEAYQRTLKARGAQLGGRVWLDPELNTEATFRSGRLYVNLDGEAPAPLDRLTFLFQRETGYYAELVSSAGAQAA
- a CDS encoding phage tail protein; amino-acid sequence: MSEVLMTLGDIRFSVAEGAYRSLNRELEIMTAKIARAGRQSARQTLGLDETIDIEGVCYPGQRHARDRVDSFREVARTQKPQMLTDGTGTVWGLFVIEGVSERGSELLSNGVPQRQDFRIRLGAYGEDAA
- a CDS encoding GpE family phage tail protein; translation: MQEIIAFAYGWTPDVLDDLTLDQMEVWQARAKERIDFMGRARCPLIG
- a CDS encoding tail protein X yields the protein MTRTMTTRQGDVVDQIAKQVYGRTTEATEALLNANPQLAGLPPRLPAGVVVVLPDLATAETKPTVRLWA
- a CDS encoding phage major tail tube protein — protein: MRTLPRSIKGYTAFIDGFGMIGLTTGGKLPPIKAKTEAYRDGGMDGEDELEFGIEKLEAELTFAELNPRVLKAVLSRNTPITLRGSMEGEGTASAVPVIGQFRGLVTSADPGEWGDPKKGEVKLALTPNYYRLRIGGEEIYEIDLLNGIRRIGGTDQLAARRAALGV